One Phaseolus vulgaris cultivar G19833 chromosome 2, P. vulgaris v2.0, whole genome shotgun sequence DNA window includes the following coding sequences:
- the LOC137811834 gene encoding uncharacterized protein, giving the protein MEFHRSDSSSPSSSMPTPNAADPKKPATDPMHSWWESVSKARSRIHALAAILPSSSHDPLSSLADSDRPALSLLSSPTAYAAVSASLSGSHSDPLCHWLYDTFLSTDPHLRLVVLSFVPLLAGLYLSRIHSPEPPSLAGFEAVLLALYAAETRSRNGKPLLVTIPDLSQPSIYHAPLRKPQSLSPPSVGLISPPLEPQLGVKSTKRPAIVGVALHSFFSQISHMPAWSKLDFCQFAAAWAGAAPCPCRNQFDDAPIPDHTQIHDAKGDRIPLPWEILQPALRILGHCLLGPLNSPDVKDAASFAVRCLYARASHDLVPQAILATRSLIQLDVRTTEAAKANAGSNSNANTPTKVKKPEILLVSK; this is encoded by the coding sequence ATGGAGTTTCACCGCAGCGATTCATCGTCGCCATCTTCGTCCATGCCAACACCCAACGCCGCAGATCCCAAGAAACCAGCAACAGACCCAATGCATTCGTGGTGGGAGTCGGTGTCCAAGGCACGCTCCCGCATCCACGCCCTCGCCGCCATCCTACCCTCCTCCTCCCACGACCCCCTCTCCTCTCTCGCCGACTCCGACCGCCCCGCCCTCTCCCTCCTCTCCTCCCCCACCGCCTACGCCGCCGTCTCAGCCTCCCTCTCCGGCTCCCACTCTGACCCCCTCTGCCACTGGCTCTACGACACCTTCCTCTCCACCGACCCCCACCTCCGCCTCGTCGTCCTCTCCTTCGTCCCTCTCCTTGCCGGTCTCTACCTCTCCCGCATCCACTCCCCTGAGCCCCCTTCGCTCGCCGGCTTCGAGGCCGTCCTCCTTGCCCTCTACGCCGCCGAGACCAGATCCCGCAACGGTAAACCCCTCCTCGTAACAATCCCCGACCTCTCCCAACCCTCCATCTACCACGCCCCTCTCCGAAAACCCCAATCCCTCTCCCCTCCCTCTGTCGGCCTCATCTCCCCTCCATTAGAACCCCAACTCGGCGTCAAATCCACCAAACGCCCCGCCATCGTCGGCGTCGCCCTCCACTCCTTCTTCTCCCAGATCTCCCACATGCCCGCCTGGTCCAAGCTCGACTTCTGCCAATTCGCCGCCGCCTGGGCCGGCGCCGCCCCGTGCCCCTGCCGCAATCAATTCGACGACGCCCCGATTCCCGATCATACCCAGATTCACGACGCCAAAGGCGATAGAATCCCTCTCCCCTGGGAGATTCTCCAACCCGCGCTCAGAATCCTGGGACACTGCCTCTTGGGGCCGCTGAACTCTCCGGACGTGAAGGACGCGGCCTCCTTCGCGGTTCGCTGCTTGTACGCTCGTGCCTCGCACGATTTGGTGCCGCAGGCAATTCTCGCCACCAGGAGTCTCATTCAGCTCGATGTGAGGACCACAGAGGCTGCCAAGGCTAATGCTGGCTCCAACTCCAATGCCAACACACCCACCAAGGTTAAGAAGCCGGAGATTCTCTTGGTTTCcaagtga
- the LOC137811835 gene encoding uncharacterized protein — translation MGDGCVIQATPTSNKKNKKKNKNRGRTKKKMTHDQLLAFKFVSDWVFLDHPSASSSSSSPSAASCVVDDFGVQKPVGRGGEKLVFELHSHSKFSDGFFSPSKVIERAHINGVKVLALTDHDTMAGIPEAVESARKYGIKIIPGVEISSIFSPRGDSELEEPVHILAYYSSIGPSRFEELDKFLSNIRDGRFLRAKNIVLKLNKLKLPLKWEHVCRIAGKGVAPGRLHVARAMVEAGCVENLRQAFARYLFDGGPAYSKGSEPLAEEAVKMICHTGGVAVLAHPWALKHPVPIVRRLKEAGLHGMEVHKSDGKLAAYSDLADAYGLLKIGGSDYHGRGGHNESELGSVNLPVLVLHDFLKVARPIWCNAIREIIECYAEEPSDSNLATITRFGTTRILKGASPLSCGQDLIDHCLPLWLSSQEMQNAEFEAIKLKLSNGSVNQEGIQVLLETK, via the exons ATGGGAGATGGGTGCGTGATTCAGGCCACACCCACTTCTAAcaagaagaataagaagaagaacaagaacaGGGGTCGCACCAAGAAGAAGATGACCCACGACCAGCTTCTCGCCTTCAAGTTCGTCAGTGACTGGGTATTTTTGGATCACCCTTCtgcttcatcatcatcttcttctccttctgcTGCTTCCTGTGTTGTCGATGATTTTGGGGTGCAGAAGCCTGTGGGAAGAGGTGGGGAGAAACTCGTCTTTGAATTGCATTCACACTCCAAATTCAGTGATGGCTTCTTCTCCCCTTCCAAGGTTATTGAGAGAGCTCACATCAATGGC GTGAAAGTTCTTGCTCTGACAGATCATGACACTATGGCAGGCATTCCTGAAGCTGTAGAGTCAGCTCGGAAATATGGCATCAAGATTATCCCAGGTGTTGAAATTAGTTCCATATTTTCTCCAag GGGAGACTCTGAATTAGAGGAACCAGTTCACATTTTAGCATATTACAGCAGTATTGGACCATCAAGGTTTGAGGAGCTGGACAAGTTTCTATCGAATATAAGGGATGGACGTTTTCTTCGTGCAAAGAACATTGTCTTAAAACTGAACAAGCTCAAATTGCCTCTTAAATGGGAGCATGTTTGCAGGATTGCTGGCAAGGGGGTTGCCCCTGGAAGACTTCATGTGGCCCGGGCCATGGTTGAGGCAGGTTGTGTAGAAAATCTTAGACAAGCCTTTGCTCGGTATCTTTTCGATGGGGGACCCGCTTACTCCAA GGGAAGTGAGCCTCTGGCGGAGGAAGCAGTAAAAATGATTTGTCATACTGGGGGTGTTGCTGTTCTGGCTCATCCATGGGCATTAAAACATCCAGTTCCCATAGTCAGGAGGTTAAAAGAAGCTGGTCTTCATGGGATGGAGGTCCACAAAAGTGATGGAAAGCTGGCAG CATATAGTGACTTGGCTGATGCTTATGGGCTTTTAAAGATTGGAGGGTCAGACTATCATGGGAGAGGAGGGCACAATGAATCTGAGCTGGGAAGTGTGAACCTTCCTGTACTAGTGTTGCATGACTTCCTTAAGGTAGCTCGACCTATCTGGTGCAATGCCATCAGGGAGATAATAGAGTGTTATGCTGAGGAACCCTCTGATTCTAACCTAGCAACAATTACAAGGTTTGGGACAACCCGCATTTTAAAGGGAGCTTCACCCTTGAGTTGTGGACAGGACTTGATTGATCATTGTTTACCTCTCTGGTTGTCTAGCCAGGAGATGCAAAATGCTGAGTTTGAAGCTATCAAGTTAAAGCTTTCCAATGGTTCAGTTAATCAGGAAGGAATTCAGGTTCTCTTAGAGACTAAATAG